The following is a genomic window from Verrucosispora sp. WMMD573.
GTGGGTCGACGATCGCGGCCATGGGCATCATCCACCTGCACGTGTGGCGGACGGTCCGGCGCCGGCCGGTACCCGCCGTCGCCGCCACCGCCACACTGGTCGCGGTCACCGTCCTGGTAGGCGCGGCCGCGTTCCCCGGCGGTACCGACCGGACCGCAACGCCGGCGGCAACCGTACGGGTGGACCGGGGTGAGGTGTCCTCGGCGGTCGCCGCGACCGGCACGGTACGGCCTGCGACGAGCCGTGGGCTGGCGTTCGCAGTGGCCGGCACCGTGACCGAGGTCTGGGTCCGCCCGGGCTCCGACGTCGCGGTCGGGCAGGTGCTGGCGGTGCTCGATGACGGCGAGGCCTACGCCGAGGTGACGCGCGCGGAGCAGGCACTGACCGATGCGCGCGCCGAGCTTGACGAGCTCGAAGACGAGCAGGAGCCGGACATCCTTACGTGCGCCATGTCACCGGTTCCGGCCACGGGCGGCGACGGCGCGGGAGGTGCGGCTACCGCCGCCGCGGCGGGCGACACTACCCGGACGACGCCATCGGGCGACCCAGGATCACCGACATCTGGACGCGACCCCGACCAGCCCTCGCCGTCGGCCACCCCGACTCCCCCGGGATCGTCAACCGCCCCCGTCGAGCCCTCACCGAGCGGAATCGGGAAGGGGCCGGCGACGTCCGCGACGGCCCCGGCGCCGTCAGACCCGCGAGGTTGCCCGAAGGAGCCGGCTGGTTCGGAGGCGGGCGGGAATTCCGCCGGCGCCGATCCGCTGTTGCGGGCGCACCAGCAGGTGACCGCCGCGCAGTTGGCCCTGGCCGAGGCGGAGGACCGGCTGGCCGGTACGACCATCGCCGCGCCGGTCGCCGGCCGGGTGCTGTCGGTGGCCGGGCCGGTGGGAAGCCGGGTGTCCGCGGCTGCGCGCTTCATCGAGCTGGCGGTCGTCGACGGGATGCAGGTCACGGCGACCTTCCCGGAAGCCGACGCGGGGCTGATCGCGGCGGGGCAATCGGCCACGGTGACCCCGGCCGGACGGCCGGACACCGAACTGGCCGCCGAGGTGGTCCAGTTGGACCCGATGGGCGCCAGCGACGGTCAGGTGGTCCGTTTCGGGGTCCGGCTCGCGCTGGACGGCGCTCCGGACGATCTG
Proteins encoded in this region:
- a CDS encoding HlyD family efflux transporter periplasmic adaptor subunit → MGIIHLHVWRTVRRRPVPAVAATATLVAVTVLVGAAAFPGGTDRTATPAATVRVDRGEVSSAVAATGTVRPATSRGLAFAVAGTVTEVWVRPGSDVAVGQVLAVLDDGEAYAEVTRAEQALTDARAELDELEDEQEPDILTCAMSPVPATGGDGAGGAATAAAAGDTTRTTPSGDPGSPTSGRDPDQPSPSATPTPPGSSTAPVEPSPSGIGKGPATSATAPAPSDPRGCPKEPAGSEAGGNSAGADPLLRAHQQVTAAQLALAEAEDRLAGTTIAAPVAGRVLSVAGPVGSRVSAAARFIELAVVDGMQVTATFPEADAGLIAAGQSATVTPAGRPDTELAAEVVQLDPMGASDGQVVRFGVRLALDGAPDDLLIGQSAAVRIRIATVADVLRVPADAVEVRPDGSGTVLLAGAAEPRAVVIGVRGDQFVQIRSGLAEGDLLLAAA